From the Lolium rigidum isolate FL_2022 chromosome 2, APGP_CSIRO_Lrig_0.1, whole genome shotgun sequence genome, one window contains:
- the LOC124687619 gene encoding uncharacterized protein LOC124687619, with amino-acid sequence MARSTRSAATERFYNHFAPTCLPIYQAPAAGPDEFDESDVWGSFSPAEEEPAEAPRARSTVPAARPGRKTKPAMAGRGAAHGSLPVAIPDWSKILGGEYQAHQAAGEWELDDADDEDVGVDGGNLVPPHELAWRRRAASLSVNDGMGVGRMLKVRDAVWKKTGFQA; translated from the coding sequence ATGGCGAGGAGCACGCGGTCGGCGGCGACGGAGCGCTTCTACAACCACTTCGCGCCGACCTGCCTCCCGATCTACCAGGCGCCGGCAGCCGGTCCCGACGAGTTCGACGAGTCAGACGTCTGGGGATCGTTcagcccggcggaggaggagccggccGAGGCGCCCCGGGCACGCAGCACggtcccggccgcgcggcccgggcgGAAGACGAAGCCGGCGATGGCGGGCAGGGGCGCCGCGCACGGCTCGCTGCCCGTGGCCATCCCGGACTGGTCCAAGATCCTCGGGGGCGAGTACCAGGCGCACCAGGCGGCCGGGGAGTGGGAGCTGGACGACGCGGACGACGAGGACGTCGGCGTTGACGGCGGGAATCTCGTGCCGCCGCACGAGCTGGCGTGGCGGCGCAGGGCCGCCTCCCTCTCGGTCAACGACGGGATGGGGGTCGGCAGGATGCTCAAGGTCCGCGACGCCGTCTGGAAGAAGACGGGCTTCCAGGCCTGA
- the LOC124692542 gene encoding UDP-glycosyltransferase 88F3-like, translated as MDGDATTTTTTAPKQKHVVLYPSPGMGHLVSMIELGKLFAARGLAVTMVIASLPFEDTDARGPFLAGVTAANPSISFHCFPHVDLPPVHSNYPEAITFEVARASNPHLRDFLTSATPSPAVLVVDTFCGVALDVAAELRIPAYFFYTSGAEVLAFFLHLPVLHAQTAASFRDLGEELLHVPGVTSLPASHTPKPVMDRDDAAYQGFLSASLYLCRSQGIIVNTCRSLEPRALDAVGAGLCTPPGFPTPPVYCIGPLVKQEEVGVKRGGECLAWLDSQPKGSVVFLCFGSLGLFSARQIREIATGLEASGQRFLWVVRSPPSDDPAMKFQKTPEPDLDALLPPGFLDRTKGTGLIVKSWAPQRDVLAHDAVGGFVTHCGWNSVLESVMAGVPMVAWPLYAEQRMNRVFLEEEMGLAVAVEGYDKDDLVVEADEVASKVRWIMDSDGGRLLRERTLAAMRQAKEALREGGESDVALARLVEGWMLA; from the coding sequence ATGGACGGCgacgcaaccaccaccaccaccacggcacCCAAGCAGAAGCATGTGGTTCTGTACCCTTCGCCCGGCATGGGCCACCTTGTATCCATGATCGAGCTCGGAAAGCTCTTCGCCGCCCGCGGCCTCGCCGTCACCATGGTCATCGCGAGTCTGCCGTTCGAGGACACCGACGCCAGGGGGCCTTTCCTCGCTGGCGTCACCGCCGCCAACCCCTCCATCTCCTTCCACTGCTTCCCGCACGTCGACCTCCCGCCCGTTCACTCCAACTACCCCGAGGCGATAACCTTCGAGGTCGCCCGCGCCTCCAACCCCCACCTCCGTGACTTCCTCACCTCCGCCACTCCCTCCCCTGCCGTCCTCGTCGTGGACACGTTCTGCGGCGTCGCCCTCGATGTCGCCGCGGAGCTTCGCATCCCCGCCTACTTCTTCTACACATCTGGCGCCGAGGTTCTTGCTTTCTTCCTGCATCTCCCGGTCCTGCACGCTCAGACCGCGGCCAGCTTCCGAGACCTGGGCGAGGAGCTCCTCCACGTACCAGGGGTCACCTCGCTTCCGGCGTCCCACACACCCAAGCCGGTCATGGACCGCGACGACGCGGCGTACCAAGGGTTCCTGAGCGCGTCGCTTTACCTGTGCCGCTCCCAGGGCATCATCGTCAACACCTGCCGCTCGCTCGAGCCGCGCGCCCTCGACGCGGTCGGCGCCGGCCTCTGCACGCCGCCCGGCTTCCCGACGCCCCCGGTCTACTGCATCGGGCCGCTGGTAAAGCAGGAGGAGGTGGGCGTGAAGCGCGGCGGGGAGTGCCTCGCCTGGCTGGACTCGCAGCCCAAGGGCAGCGTCGTGTTCCTCTGCTTCGGCAGCCTCGGCCTGTTCAGCGCCAGGCAGATCAGGGAGATAGCCACGGGCCTGGAGGCGAGCGGCCAGAGGTTTTTGTGGGTTGTGCGGAGTCCACCCAGCGACGACCCGGCCATGAAGTTCCAGAAGACGCCGGAGCCGGACCTCGACGCTCTCCTCCCACCGGGCTTCCTCGACCGGACCAAGGGCACGGGTCTCATCGTCAAGTCGTGGGCGCCGCAGCGCGACGTGCTGGCGCACGATGCCGTGGGTGGGTTCGTTACGCACTGCGGCTGGAACTCCGTTTTAGAGTCGGTCATGGCAGGCGTGCCCATGGTTGCCTGGCCGCTCTACGCGGAGCAACGGATGAACAGGGTGTTCCTAGAGGAGGAGATGGGTCTCGCCGTGGCTGTGGAAGGCTACGACAAGGATGATCTGGTGGTCGAAGCCGACGAAGTAGCGTCCAAGGTGAGGTGGATCATGGACTCCGACGGTGGGAGACTTCTCCGGGAGCGGACGCTGGCGGCCATGCGGCAGGCCAAGGAGGCGCTGCGCGAGGGCGGGGAGTCGGATGTGGCATTGGCACGCCTCGTGGAGGGCTGGATGCTCGCTTGA